In Acaryochloris marina S15, a single genomic region encodes these proteins:
- a CDS encoding PIN domain-containing protein yields the protein MLLDTNIILDFFLERKPFFEDVFKLFDAIADQKVEGFVTASSITDIFYICRRQTQNLEEARQILITTLSLLDICPVDFSILETALKSGLADFEGAVQIVCAEVQNLDAIITRNPKDFRTARISVLSTHQILEQLDAEF from the coding sequence GTGTTATTGGATACAAACATCATTCTCGACTTCTTTCTGGAGCGAAAGCCATTTTTTGAGGATGTATTCAAGCTATTTGATGCGATTGCCGATCAAAAAGTTGAAGGTTTCGTTACAGCATCTAGCATTACCGACATTTTCTACATCTGTAGACGACAAACGCAGAATCTTGAAGAAGCTAGACAAATCCTCATCACCACCCTTTCTCTTTTAGATATTTGTCCAGTTGATTTCTCTATTCTTGAAACAGCTCTCAAATCTGGTTTAGCTGATTTTGAAGGTGCCGTTCAAATTGTCTGTGCTGAAGTACAGAATTTAGACGCGATCATTACTCGCAATCCCAAAGACTTCCGAACAGCCCGCATCTCTGTACTTTCTACTCATCAAATCCTAGAACAGCTTGATGCTGAATTTTAG